In a single window of the Aridibaculum aurantiacum genome:
- a CDS encoding BPTI/Kunitz-type proteinase inhibitor domain-containing protein, with amino-acid sequence MRTIASVCTAVLLFVACSSLEKEVETCEPSDPVCADVVPTTELCAAHFTRWFYDKATNSCKQVGYSGCSAKGFATKAECETCKCR; translated from the coding sequence ATGAGAACGATTGCTTCTGTATGTACTGCTGTTTTATTGTTTGTCGCATGTAGCAGCCTGGAAAAAGAAGTAGAAACCTGCGAACCTTCTGACCCTGTTTGCGCCGATGTAGTACCAACCACGGAATTGTGCGCAGCCCATTTCACCCGCTGGTTTTACGACAAAGCCACCAATAGCTGCAAACAGGTAGGTTATAGCGGCTGTTCGGCTAAAGGTTTTGCCACCAAAGCAGAATGTGAAACATGTAAGTGCAGGTAG